GCATAGCCCGTCTTTCCAACATGTTGGGTGGCGGAGTCATCGTGCAGCGTTTCGGGGATTTGATGCGTGGACGACGCAGCAATGTTAAACGCTTGGAGGAAGGTTTGGTACAACCTACTCTGGCAGCTACGCCGGGGGATTTGAGTCTGGTTTTGCCCAAACGGATTTTGGACGGAATCGTCGAGATGGTTTATGCCCTTGATAAAATAGCTCCCGGTACGGCGAATGACGACACATTGCTGTATGGGGTTGAAGTTAAATTTTACAATATGGAAGTTGTCGTTGATAATAACTTGGAATCAAGTCATCCGGGACTTTATATTATCGGTGACGGCAGCGGTATCACCCATTCGCTTTCCCACGCATCGGCGAGCGGCGTATACGTTGCTAGGCACATTACTGCGGCACAGGTATGAACAGGGATGAGACAAATTAAGTGAACAAAAGGGGATATACATGACAAACAATAGAACCTCCGGTGGCCGGGGCAGGCAGGCTTTGATGAGAACGGTAATGGTGGCTATGTTCGTGGCGATAGGGGTGGTAATTTCACCTATTTTGCGCATTGAAGGCCTGTGCCCAACTGCGCATCTGATGAACATAACGGTGGCCGCATTCATGGGCCCTTGGTATGCATTACTGGTTGCCTGCTTAACTGGCATCATTCGCATGCTAATCATGAACATACCGCCGTTGGCTTTGACCGGTGCCATTTTTGGGGCAATGCTTTCCGGCCTGCTTTATCGAGGCAGTCACGGCAAAATTTTGGCCGGTGTAGTTGGCGAAGTTATAGGGACGGGAATTATAGGAGCCATCATATCTTACCCGGTTATGACCCTACTGTGGGGGCGTAACAATTTGACATGGTTCTTCTATGTTCCATCGTTTTTTCTGGCCACTTTGATGGGTGGCACGGCAGCGTTCGTATTGCTCAAGGCTTTAACTTACAACGGTATGTTGTATAATATTCAAAAAAGTCTGGGAGTGCAGCTGTATGATGCAGCAAGAAAAAATAAGTGAAATACGGCAGGCGGTGGCGGCGCAAACCCCACTGATTCATTGCATTACCAATCCTATAAGTATTAATTTGGCGGCTAATGGGATACTGGCTTTGGGTGCGCGCCCGATTATGGCTGAGCATCCGGCGGAAGTGGCGCAAATTACCGCAATGGCGCAAGCTTTGGCCCTGAATTTGGGCAATATTACTGATGCGCGGATAGAGGCGATGCCGGTGGCAGCTGCGTCAGCCTTGGCCAACAATATTCCGG
This is a stretch of genomic DNA from Mageeibacillus indolicus UPII9-5. It encodes these proteins:
- the thiW gene encoding energy coupling factor transporter S component ThiW, whose amino-acid sequence is MTNNRTSGGRGRQALMRTVMVAMFVAIGVVISPILRIEGLCPTAHLMNITVAAFMGPWYALLVACLTGIIRMLIMNIPPLALTGAIFGAMLSGLLYRGSHGKILAGVVGEVIGTGIIGAIISYPVMTLLWGRNNLTWFFYVPSFFLATLMGGTAAFVLLKALTYNGMLYNIQKSLGVQLYDAARKNK